A section of the bacterium genome encodes:
- the secY gene encoding preprotein translocase subunit SecY, which produces MSTVANMAKVPELRKRILFTLGMLAVYRLGVHVPSPGIDAAELAKFFSDKGDTILGVFNVFSGGALERLSIFALGIMPYISASIIMQLLAPTIPYLERLKKEGELGQRKITQYSRYLTIVISCVQGFGLAAYFQSQGVVINPGLAFKIQTVITLAAGTAFLMWLGEQITERGIGNGISLIIYAGIVAGLPGAISNTVTLVQENQMAVLSLIFMCVFMAAVIYGIVYVEQAYRRVPVQVAKRVVGRKVFQGQNTGIPIKVNSAGVMAAIFAMAIISGPISLARLSNIPWLQRFSQQYLSFDGWITNVIMVVLIIFFFFFYTAIQDQTNPEKIAENIKKSGGYIPGIRPGRATADYLEKVIVRIAFVGAIYTCLVCVLPGILQSNAGVSFYFGGTSLLIVVGVALDTMQQIQAHLVSHDYDAMMGGNVRGRKLKGRRAG; this is translated from the coding sequence GTGTCAACTGTAGCAAATATGGCAAAAGTTCCTGAATTAAGAAAACGAATTTTGTTTACTTTAGGAATGTTAGCGGTTTACCGCTTGGGGGTTCATGTGCCCTCTCCAGGTATTGATGCTGCAGAGTTGGCTAAGTTTTTTTCAGATAAAGGCGACACAATTTTGGGTGTTTTTAATGTTTTCAGTGGTGGAGCTTTAGAGAGACTGTCGATTTTTGCGCTTGGTATCATGCCTTACATTAGTGCATCGATTATCATGCAACTGTTAGCACCAACCATTCCTTACCTAGAAAGACTTAAAAAGGAAGGTGAACTAGGTCAACGTAAGATTACGCAATACTCTAGGTACTTAACAATTGTCATCAGTTGTGTACAAGGCTTTGGTTTAGCGGCGTATTTCCAGAGTCAAGGAGTTGTGATTAACCCAGGGCTTGCATTTAAGATTCAAACAGTAATAACTTTGGCTGCAGGTACTGCATTTTTGATGTGGTTGGGTGAGCAAATAACCGAGCGTGGTATTGGTAATGGGATCTCCTTAATTATTTATGCAGGTATTGTGGCTGGATTGCCAGGAGCAATTTCTAATACTGTAACTTTGGTTCAAGAAAATCAAATGGCAGTTTTGAGTTTGATTTTTATGTGTGTTTTTATGGCAGCAGTGATTTATGGTATTGTTTATGTTGAGCAGGCCTATAGAAGAGTACCCGTTCAAGTGGCGAAACGTGTTGTAGGTAGAAAAGTATTTCAAGGTCAAAATACGGGTATTCCAATTAAAGTCAACTCAGCAGGGGTGATGGCGGCTATTTTTGCAATGGCCATTATTTCTGGTCCAATCTCTCTTGCTCGTTTATCTAATATTCCTTGGTTGCAGCGTTTTAGTCAGCAGTACTTGTCTTTTGATGGCTGGATAACCAATGTTATCATGGTTGTCTTGATCATCTTTTTCTTTTTCTTTTATACCGCGATTCAAGATCAAACCAACCCTGAAAAAATTGCTGAAAACATAAAAAAATCAGGTGGTTATATCCCAGGTATTCGTCCAGGAAGAGCTACAGCAGATTATTTAGAGAAAGTTATTGTTCGTATTGCGTTTGTGGGTGCTATATACACGTGTTTGGTATGTGTTTTGCCGGGCATTTTACAAAGCAATGCAGGTGTATCTTTTTACTTTGGTGGTACCAGTTTGTTGATTGTTGTTGGTGTAGCTCTAGATACGATGCAGCAAATACAAGCTCATTTGGTCAGCCATGATTATGATGCGATGATGGGTGGCAATGTTCGTGGTAGAAAGCTTAAAGGGCGTAGAGCTGGATAA
- a CDS encoding adenylate kinase, with protein sequence MNVVFLGAPGAGKGTQAENVKDHFGLKHISSGDLLRESLKKETDLGLKAKAYMDRGDLVPDEIVFAMIQEKLPAKQGVLFDGFPRNLEQAKQLDQVFSNLEDKIDTVINLDVKEDLVVDRLIARGRKDDNPEVIKNRLDVYRKQTQPLCSYYETQGKLFTIDASESVEQVWDNIKVCLERKHG encoded by the coding sequence ATGAATGTTGTATTTTTAGGAGCACCTGGCGCCGGTAAGGGCACACAAGCAGAAAATGTTAAAGATCATTTTGGTCTTAAGCATATTTCTTCGGGTGATTTGTTGCGGGAGTCTTTAAAGAAGGAAACTGATTTGGGACTAAAAGCTAAAGCTTACATGGACAGAGGTGACTTGGTACCTGATGAAATAGTTTTTGCTATGATTCAGGAGAAGTTGCCAGCCAAACAAGGGGTTTTGTTTGATGGCTTCCCAAGAAATTTAGAGCAAGCCAAGCAATTGGATCAGGTTTTTTCTAATCTTGAGGATAAGATTGATACAGTTATTAACCTTGATGTTAAAGAAGATCTTGTTGTTGACCGCTTAATTGCAAGAGGCCGTAAAGATGACAACCCAGAGGTTATTAAGAACAGGTTGGATGTATATAGGAAACAAACACAGCCTTTGTGTAGCTATTATGAAACACAAGGCAAACTGTTTACCATTGACGCTTCTGAAAGTGTAGAACAAGTCTGGGATAATATTAAAGTATGTTTGGAGCGTAAGCATGGTTAA
- the map gene encoding type I methionyl aminopeptidase has product MVNIKSKEELDIMRKVNKLLAGVRETLREMVKPGVTTLDLDKKAESMIRDFGAVPAFKGYHGFPSTLCTSINEEVVHGIPSNRVLQEGDVLGMDMGAILQGFYADTAITCKVGQVSAEAEKLLKVTEQSLYRGIEQAKPGGRLNDIGAAVQKCVEKEGYSVVREFVGHGIGKQLHEDPQVPNYGVAGTGMMLKAGMVIAIEPMVNIGGAKVNILDDGWTAVTEDGSLSAHFEHTVAITENGPEILTQA; this is encoded by the coding sequence ATGGTTAATATCAAGTCAAAAGAAGAATTAGATATCATGCGTAAAGTCAACAAACTTCTCGCGGGTGTAAGAGAGACTTTAAGAGAAATGGTCAAGCCTGGTGTGACAACGCTTGATTTAGATAAAAAAGCTGAAAGCATGATCCGCGATTTTGGGGCTGTTCCAGCGTTTAAAGGTTATCATGGGTTTCCATCAACCTTGTGTACATCTATAAATGAAGAGGTTGTGCATGGTATTCCTAGCAATAGAGTTTTGCAAGAGGGTGATGTTTTAGGTATGGACATGGGAGCTATTTTGCAAGGTTTTTATGCGGATACAGCCATTACATGTAAAGTAGGGCAGGTTTCTGCTGAAGCTGAAAAACTCCTGAAAGTTACAGAGCAATCATTGTACAGAGGTATTGAGCAGGCTAAACCAGGTGGCCGTTTGAATGATATTGGGGCTGCTGTGCAAAAATGTGTTGAAAAAGAGGGCTATAGTGTTGTAAGAGAGTTTGTCGGACATGGTATAGGCAAGCAATTGCATGAAGATCCTCAAGTCCCTAACTACGGTGTAGCAGGTACAGGAATGATGCTAAAAGCCGGGATGGTTATTGCCATTGAACCTATGGTAAACATAGGCGGAGCAAAAGTAAATATTTTAGATGATGGCTGGACGGCTGTCACAGAAGATGGTAGTTTGTCGGCTCATTTTGAGCATACGGTGGCAATTACTGAAAATGGGCCAGAAATTCTGACCCAAGCATAG
- the rpmJ gene encoding 50S ribosomal protein L36, translating into MKVRVSVKKICNKCKVIRRKGVVRVICDNPRHKQRQG; encoded by the coding sequence ATGAAAGTAAGAGTATCAGTGAAAAAAATTTGTAATAAATGCAAAGTGATCCGCCGCAAAGGGGTGGTCAGGGTTATTTGTGACAATCCAAGACATAAGCAAAGACAGGGTTAA
- the rpsM gene encoding 30S ribosomal protein S13, which translates to MARISGVELPKKKRINYALTYIYGIGYTRATAICDAANVDKFKKVDELAEGELVRIRDIIDQSYKVEGDLRREVNANIKRLMDLGCYRGMRHRRGLPVRGQRTHTNARTRKGKSKIAVKVNRPVGK; encoded by the coding sequence ATGGCACGTATTTCAGGTGTTGAGTTACCGAAAAAGAAAAGAATTAATTACGCTTTAACATATATTTATGGCATTGGTTATACAAGAGCCACAGCTATATGTGATGCCGCCAATGTGGATAAGTTTAAAAAAGTTGATGAGTTGGCTGAAGGTGAGTTGGTCAGAATTCGTGATATTATTGACCAAAGCTATAAAGTTGAGGGTGACCTTCGTCGTGAAGTGAATGCCAATATAAAACGTCTCATGGATTTAGGCTGTTACAGAGGTATGCGTCATAGAAGAGGTTTGCCTGTTCGTGGACAAAGAACGCATACCAATGCAAGAACAAGAAAAGGTAAAAGTAAGATCGCTGTTAAAGTAAATAGACCGGTTGGAAAATAG
- the rpsK gene encoding 30S ribosomal protein S11 — translation MAAVKKKVTKKKKEKRTIPHGMVKVQATFNNTMVSITEPNGNVLSWSSAGAQGFKGSKKSTPFAAQIAAEKAARIAIDTYGLKSVDVDIKGPGAGREAAVRAIQSAGIRVNSIRDVTPIPHNGCRPPKRRRV, via the coding sequence ATGGCTGCAGTAAAGAAAAAAGTAACGAAAAAGAAAAAAGAAAAAAGAACGATTCCACATGGGATGGTCAAAGTTCAAGCAACATTTAATAACACCATGGTGTCTATTACGGAGCCTAATGGTAATGTGTTGTCTTGGTCAAGTGCTGGAGCGCAAGGGTTTAAAGGGTCTAAGAAATCTACACCTTTTGCAGCTCAAATTGCTGCTGAAAAAGCCGCAAGGATTGCTATAGATACCTATGGTTTGAAATCTGTAGATGTTGATATTAAAGGTCCTGGTGCAGGCCGTGAAGCTGCAGTAAGAGCTATTCAGTCTGCAGGGATTAGAGTCAATTCAATTCGTGATGTGACACCTATTCCACACAACGGTTGTCGACCACCTAAAAGAAGAAGAGTTTGA
- a CDS encoding DNA-directed RNA polymerase subunit alpha, with translation MYKNWKDLIEPEKVELERDPNRENYGKFTVKPLERGFGLTMGNSLRRVLLSSLQGAAITKVKIKGVEHEFSTIRGVAEDVSDIILNLKGVRIKCHSEGPEAITIKASGQGDVTAKDILTNDNIEILNPEHHIASLDENGKLEAEMTVKMGRGYVTSEENKDEDDEIGAISIDSAFSPIKRVNYNVTQARVGKKTDFDKLTLEVWTNGAVAPEDAVAYAAKIIKEQVQVFINFDEKTAEPEVVEVIEEEVPNKINEHLLRKVEELELSVRSANCLQNADLKFIGELVQKTEMDMLKTKNFGRKSLNEIKEILTEMGLGLGMKLDLETVKEIEKLRRNNSAVGQVSAALGESVV, from the coding sequence ATGTATAAGAATTGGAAAGATCTAATTGAACCTGAAAAAGTAGAGCTTGAGAGAGATCCAAATCGTGAAAACTATGGTAAATTTACGGTTAAGCCTTTAGAAAGAGGTTTTGGTCTTACCATGGGTAACTCTTTGCGAAGAGTTTTATTGTCTTCATTGCAAGGTGCAGCCATTACAAAGGTTAAAATTAAAGGTGTTGAGCATGAGTTTTCAACCATTCGTGGTGTTGCTGAAGATGTCTCTGATATTATTTTAAACCTTAAAGGTGTTCGTATTAAATGTCACTCTGAAGGTCCTGAAGCCATTACCATTAAAGCTTCTGGGCAAGGTGATGTTACAGCCAAAGATATATTGACCAATGATAACATAGAAATCTTAAACCCTGAGCATCACATCGCTTCTTTAGATGAAAATGGTAAATTGGAAGCAGAAATGACCGTTAAAATGGGACGTGGTTATGTGACTTCAGAAGAGAACAAAGATGAAGACGATGAAATTGGTGCAATCTCTATTGACTCAGCATTTTCTCCAATCAAACGCGTTAACTACAACGTTACGCAAGCGCGTGTAGGTAAAAAAACAGACTTTGATAAATTAACTTTAGAAGTATGGACCAATGGTGCTGTTGCACCTGAAGATGCTGTTGCTTATGCAGCTAAAATTATCAAAGAACAAGTACAAGTTTTCATTAATTTTGATGAAAAAACAGCTGAGCCAGAAGTTGTTGAAGTGATTGAGGAAGAAGTTCCTAATAAAATTAATGAACACTTATTGCGAAAAGTTGAAGAGTTAGAACTTTCTGTGCGTTCAGCAAACTGTTTGCAAAATGCAGACTTAAAGTTTATTGGTGAGCTGGTGCAAAAAACAGAAATGGATATGTTAAAAACCAAAAATTTTGGTCGTAAGTCTTTGAACGAAATCAAAGAAATTTTAACTGAGATGGGTCTAGGTCTAGGTATGAAACTTGACTTAGAAACTGTTAAAGAAATTGAAAAATTGAGAAGGAATAACTCAGCCGTTGGACAAGTTAGCGCGGCATTGGGAGAGTCAGTGGTATGA
- a CDS encoding TlpA family protein disulfide reductase, with the protein MRLIAWLSLFIVPVVFASSEQCKGSVAPQVNACAPKVAALNNVSQKKLKKDISASDLKDKVVFLHFWATWCKPCVEELPELEKLFTKIKNNKDIIFLAVSIDTEGKPALDRFFTRLFKGEYPDFDVFLDQKKQTANRFGAMKVPETFIIDKTGKITDKIVGINNWDSSIVENYLNLLSQQ; encoded by the coding sequence ATGCGACTTATAGCATGGCTTAGTTTATTCATTGTCCCAGTAGTCTTTGCGTCGTCAGAGCAATGCAAAGGTTCTGTAGCGCCTCAAGTTAACGCTTGTGCTCCTAAAGTGGCAGCTTTAAATAATGTTTCTCAAAAAAAATTAAAAAAAGACATTTCTGCGAGTGATCTTAAAGATAAAGTAGTTTTTTTACACTTTTGGGCAACTTGGTGTAAACCTTGTGTAGAAGAATTACCTGAGCTAGAGAAACTGTTTACAAAAATCAAAAATAATAAAGATATTATCTTTCTTGCAGTAAGTATTGATACAGAAGGAAAGCCAGCCTTGGATCGTTTTTTTACGCGCTTGTTCAAGGGTGAGTACCCTGACTTTGATGTTTTTTTAGATCAAAAAAAACAAACAGCCAATAGGTTTGGAGCAATGAAAGTTCCAGAAACGTTTATTATTGATAAAACAGGTAAAATTACCGATAAAATTGTGGGTATTAACAATTGGGATAGCTCAATTGTTGAAAACTATTTAAATTTGTTAAGCCAACAGTAA
- the fabD gene encoding ACP S-malonyltransferase has protein sequence MSTVFLFPGQGSQKVGMGQELYQHYDLVKHKFKQANDILNQDITKLIFEGSSEELQLTYNAQPAILLLSVAILEVLNKEYGVIADAVAGHSLGEFSALVAAGGLSFEDALKTVKKRGELMQEAVPTGIGSMAAVLGAEDELVETVCKEISKEGHKVEPANYNCPGQLVISGHKKAVDQACEQLKAKGVKRCIPLKVSAPFHSSLLEPAGRALRTYLEQIDWSKNLNIPYWANVDAQKYTSTEGTVDRLESQVWSSVKWTQSLKAIFREYPDANCIEVGPGNVVCGHVKKINTDIKCAPSQTEHDIQNLI, from the coding sequence ATGAGCACAGTATTTTTATTTCCAGGACAGGGTTCTCAAAAAGTTGGTATGGGGCAAGAGCTTTATCAGCATTATGATCTCGTTAAACATAAGTTTAAGCAGGCTAATGATATTTTAAACCAAGATATAACAAAATTAATTTTTGAAGGGTCTTCAGAAGAACTGCAATTGACCTACAACGCTCAACCTGCAATTTTGTTGCTGAGTGTGGCTATTTTAGAAGTTTTAAATAAAGAATATGGTGTTATCGCAGATGCCGTAGCAGGGCATAGCTTGGGTGAGTTTTCAGCTTTGGTTGCTGCTGGAGGTTTATCATTTGAAGACGCTCTAAAAACAGTGAAAAAGCGTGGAGAACTCATGCAAGAAGCGGTTCCAACAGGTATTGGAAGTATGGCTGCAGTCTTGGGTGCAGAGGATGAGTTGGTAGAAACTGTTTGCAAGGAAATTTCAAAAGAAGGACATAAAGTTGAGCCAGCCAACTACAACTGTCCAGGCCAACTGGTGATCAGTGGTCATAAAAAAGCCGTTGATCAGGCATGTGAACAACTTAAGGCTAAAGGAGTTAAGCGTTGCATTCCATTAAAAGTCAGTGCCCCCTTTCACTCTAGTTTGTTGGAGCCTGCAGGAAGAGCCTTAAGAACCTATTTAGAACAAATTGACTGGTCTAAAAATCTTAATATCCCCTATTGGGCCAATGTAGATGCTCAAAAATATACGAGTACAGAAGGTACGGTTGATCGCTTGGAGTCTCAGGTGTGGAGTAGTGTCAAGTGGACGCAAAGTTTAAAAGCTATTTTTAGAGAGTATCCAGATGCAAACTGTATTGAAGTTGGACCGGGCAATGTTGTTTGCGGTCATGTTAAAAAGATTAATACTGATATAAAATGTGCCCCCAGTCAAACAGAGCACGATATTCAAAACTTGATATAA
- the miaB gene encoding tRNA (N6-isopentenyl adenosine(37)-C2)-methylthiotransferase MiaB has protein sequence MHILTYGCQMNDYESDRTYRLFHNKYGYSWADHPHDADLVIFNTCSIREKADQKAFSALGELKKTKAARKQDMIIAVGGCSAQLRGKEIQSKFPFVDIVFGTHQWNKLPELVEASLKKNKRQSNLDLFGWQKYSFLDVEKHQEQDQHPVTELITVQNGCDKFCSFCVVPYTRGRQVSRDLDDICREVEKVAQKGTKEVILLGQNVNAYGNDKSSDIGFSKLLRSVAAVDGIERIRYVTSHPSELSFEMMDTMAELDEVCNSLHLPIQSGSDKVLKAMNRDYTVERYREVAEYLYKVIPDMILTTDLMVAFPGETEEDFQDTLRAMEEFNFAESYSFLYSPRPHTKAAKREEDFIPMDVGKQRLYKLQDLQNKLSMQARQNYLGKTVKVLVDGLSARDNKQITGKMEQNWSVNFDGSKDLIGSIVEVKIDQVMSNTFKGQLVSAPDMLKKSLPSVG, from the coding sequence ATGCATATATTGACTTATGGCTGTCAGATGAATGATTATGAATCTGATCGCACCTATAGACTGTTTCATAACAAATATGGCTATTCCTGGGCGGATCATCCCCATGACGCTGATTTGGTTATTTTTAATACCTGTAGTATTCGTGAGAAAGCAGATCAAAAAGCTTTTTCTGCCTTAGGAGAGCTCAAAAAAACCAAAGCTGCCCGTAAGCAGGATATGATTATAGCGGTCGGTGGCTGCAGTGCCCAATTACGTGGAAAAGAGATTCAAAGTAAATTTCCCTTTGTAGATATTGTTTTTGGTACGCATCAGTGGAATAAATTACCGGAGTTGGTTGAAGCCTCGCTTAAGAAAAACAAACGGCAAAGCAACCTGGATTTATTTGGTTGGCAAAAATACAGTTTTTTGGATGTTGAAAAGCATCAGGAACAAGATCAACACCCTGTGACCGAACTCATTACCGTACAAAATGGCTGTGATAAGTTTTGTAGTTTTTGTGTGGTTCCTTACACACGGGGTCGTCAGGTGAGTCGCGATCTGGATGATATCTGTAGAGAAGTAGAAAAAGTGGCTCAAAAAGGTACCAAAGAAGTTATTTTATTGGGTCAAAATGTCAATGCCTATGGCAATGACAAAAGTTCCGATATTGGTTTTTCCAAGCTATTAAGGTCGGTTGCTGCAGTTGATGGTATTGAAAGAATTCGTTATGTGACCTCACATCCCTCAGAGCTGAGTTTTGAAATGATGGACACCATGGCAGAATTGGATGAAGTATGCAATAGCTTGCATTTACCTATTCAAAGTGGTTCAGACAAAGTCTTAAAAGCCATGAATCGAGACTATACGGTAGAACGCTACAGAGAAGTGGCTGAGTATTTGTACAAAGTTATCCCCGATATGATCTTGACCACGGACTTAATGGTGGCTTTTCCTGGTGAAACAGAAGAAGATTTTCAAGATACGCTAAGAGCCATGGAAGAATTTAACTTTGCTGAAAGCTATTCCTTTTTATATTCTCCTCGTCCGCATACCAAAGCTGCCAAGCGTGAAGAAGACTTTATCCCTATGGATGTGGGTAAACAGCGTTTGTATAAACTGCAAGACTTACAAAACAAACTGTCCATGCAAGCTCGACAAAACTATTTGGGTAAAACTGTCAAAGTTTTGGTTGATGGACTTTCAGCGCGAGACAACAAGCAAATTACCGGTAAAATGGAGCAAAATTGGTCGGTTAATTTTGATGGAAGCAAAGATCTTATTGGCAGTATTGTTGAAGTCAAAATAGATCAAGTGATGAGCAATACCTTTAAAGGACAGTTGGTTTCGGCCCCTGATATGTTGAAGAAATCTCTTCCTAGTGTAGGATAG
- a CDS encoding gamma carbonic anhydrase family protein, producing the protein MSEQQLITLSNGLHPQLHQSVFLAPSSYVIGEVSMGEQCSVWFGSVIRGDVNYIKIGKKTNVQDQSMLHVTHKTHPLIIGDEVTIGHRVTLHGCTLKDRILVGMGATIMDGAHIESDVMIGAGALVTPNTKIPSGVLVVGSPAKVKRELKLEEIAFLKKSAQNYVDYQSLYK; encoded by the coding sequence ATGTCTGAACAACAGTTGATTACGTTAAGCAATGGGCTTCATCCTCAATTACATCAATCCGTTTTTTTAGCGCCCTCATCTTATGTTATTGGTGAAGTGAGTATGGGAGAGCAATGCAGTGTTTGGTTTGGCTCTGTGATTCGCGGTGATGTCAATTATATAAAAATTGGTAAAAAAACCAATGTACAAGATCAAAGCATGCTGCACGTTACTCACAAAACGCATCCTTTAATTATTGGCGATGAAGTTACCATTGGTCATCGTGTGACTTTGCATGGCTGTACGCTAAAAGACAGAATTTTAGTGGGTATGGGAGCTACAATTATGGATGGAGCTCATATTGAGAGTGATGTGATGATTGGTGCTGGAGCCTTAGTAACTCCAAATACAAAAATCCCTAGCGGTGTTCTGGTGGTTGGGAGTCCTGCCAAAGTAAAGCGTGAACTTAAACTTGAAGAAATAGCTTTTTTAAAAAAATCAGCGCAAAATTATGTGGATTACCAAAGTTTGTATAAATAA
- a CDS encoding cyclic nucleotide-binding domain-containing protein — translation MSHFDLLKSCSIFSQLSDSEMILLEKSCEEILLGKGEVLYKQGDMSKGFCLIKAGKLSFNQGNAVLNAGDFMGAFSLYKSGLKAKLDLEALETSALLCLSQQKFYALSQDNPQIQLKVAYSIINEYVSELDQVANSLIK, via the coding sequence ATGTCGCATTTTGATTTATTAAAATCCTGTTCTATTTTTTCACAACTCAGTGATTCAGAGATGATATTGCTTGAAAAGAGTTGTGAAGAAATCTTGTTGGGCAAAGGAGAAGTGCTCTATAAACAAGGTGATATGAGCAAAGGGTTTTGCCTGATTAAAGCTGGTAAATTATCATTTAATCAGGGCAATGCGGTTTTAAATGCTGGAGATTTTATGGGGGCTTTTTCACTCTATAAAAGTGGCTTAAAAGCAAAATTAGATCTTGAAGCGCTTGAAACTTCAGCCTTACTTTGTTTGTCTCAACAAAAGTTCTATGCTCTGAGCCAAGATAACCCGCAAATTCAATTGAAAGTCGCTTACAGCATAATCAATGAGTATGTTTCTGAGCTAGATCAAGTTGCAAATAGCTTAATAAAATAA
- a CDS encoding M35 family metallo-endopeptidase, whose translation MNRGFTQERLSLDTRISEYRQSKITQATEQIGEVLELSIETLQEIAQLVQTEAESDDEKKLLSIWKNTFIGNEPNEILEKFKYLQTQFNENSTHIRYASQAMCQTKTKKPQKKVIKLAFVLMLRDRVTGEIVPYDTETQSLSHEAIVHLCDHWFDSIGFYDQIASLIHELSHWYLKTEDYAYVHQNAQYQALTAQKHKNNADSYAFFIKQVLLLKPLGYSREIEFNS comes from the coding sequence ATGAACCGTGGTTTTACTCAAGAACGATTGAGTCTGGATACACGTATTTCTGAATATAGACAGAGTAAAATTACGCAAGCAACTGAGCAGATTGGTGAAGTTCTGGAGTTATCCATAGAAACACTTCAAGAAATTGCACAACTTGTGCAAACTGAAGCAGAAAGTGATGATGAAAAAAAATTGTTAAGTATTTGGAAAAACACATTTATAGGTAATGAGCCTAATGAAATTTTAGAAAAATTTAAGTATTTACAGACTCAGTTTAATGAAAACTCAACCCATATTCGTTATGCGTCACAAGCAATGTGTCAGACAAAAACTAAAAAACCACAAAAGAAGGTCATCAAGCTCGCCTTTGTTTTGATGTTGAGGGATAGGGTCACAGGCGAAATTGTACCTTATGATACAGAAACGCAGAGTTTAAGCCATGAAGCCATTGTTCATTTATGTGATCATTGGTTTGACTCAATCGGTTTTTATGATCAAATTGCTAGTTTGATCCATGAATTAAGCCATTGGTATTTAAAGACTGAAGATTATGCTTATGTTCATCAAAACGCTCAATATCAGGCATTAACAGCCCAAAAGCATAAAAATAATGCTGATAGCTATGCTTTTTTTATTAAACAAGTGTTACTTCTTAAACCTTTAGGATATTCACGGGAAATAGAGTTCAATAGTTAG